In Buchnera aphidicola (Hyadaphis tataricae), the genomic stretch ATTATCTGAAGAGATAAGAAATATATATCCAAAACTAAAAGTTTTTATTAATTTTTTTAATCAAAATATCAAAAAAAAAATAAAAAATGCTGTTATTAGTTCCGCAAGACTTGCTATTTTAATTGGTGATAATAACATGAAACAAAACCATGTTTTAGTTAAAGATTTAAAGAAAAGAACAGAACATTGTTTCGAAAAAGATGAGTTAATGATAAAAATCAATGATGTTTTTTATAGAAGAACATAAATATTATCGTTTTTATGTTTCTTTTACATATGTAATAAAAATTAACTTTTGGAAATATAATGTTAAATAAAAAAATGACGTTTTCAAAATATGATCCTGAACTATACAATATTATAGTACAAGAACAAATAAGACAAGAAAATCATATTGAATTAATTGCATCAGAAAATTATACAAGTGATTATGTTATGCAAGCGCAAGGATCTCAACTTACAAACAAATACGCAGAAGGTTATCCGGGAAAACGTTATTACGGTGGTTGTCAGTATGTAGATATTATCGAAGAATTAGCCATTTCTCGTGCAAAAAAATTATTTAACGCTGATTATGCTAATGTGCAACCTCATTCCGGTTCGCAAGCTAATTTTGCAGTTTATACAGCTTTAATTAAACCTGGAGACACAATATTAGGTATGGCATTATCGCATGGAGGTCATTTAACTCATGGTTCTCATGTGAATTTTTCTGGAAAAATGTATCATGTGATTTCTTACGGCGTTGATGATAATGGAAAAATTGATTATAAAGAATTATTACGTTTAGCTAAAAAATATAAACCAAAAATAATTATTGGTGGTTTTTCAGCATATTCTGGAATTTGTAAATGGAAAAAAATGCGTGAAATTGCTGATGAAATTAATGCATATTTTATTGTAGATATGGCGCATATTGCTGGATTGGTAGCAGCTGGAATTTATCCAAATCCAATAGATTATGCACATGTTGTAACCAGTACGACACATAAAACTTTAGCTGGTCCTCGTGGAGGATTAATATTATCTAGAAATGGTGATCATAATTTATATAAAAAATTGAATTTATCTGTATTTCCAGGATCTCAAGGAGGTCCATTAATGCATGTTATTGCAGCAAAAGCTGTTGCTTTCAAAGAAGCTTTGGAGCCAAATTTTAAAAAATATCAAATTAAAATAGTAAATAATGCTAAAAAAATGGTGCAAACTTTTTCTGAATTAGGATATAAAATCATTTCTGGAGAAACATCTAATCATCTTTTTTTAATTGATTTAAGCAATAAAAATATAACTGGAAAAGATGCTGAGATTGCTTTAAGTCAAGCTAATATAACTATTAACAAAAACACTATTCCTAATGATGTAAAAAGTCCTTTTATAACTTCAGGAATACGAATTGGAACAGCTGCAATCACTAGAAGAGGATTTGATGAAAAAGATGTTAAAGACATATCTATCTGGATATCTAGTATATTAAATGATATTCATGATACTAAGAACATTAGTAACATTAAACAACAGGTATTAGAATTATGTTCAAAGCATCCTGTTTATATTAAATAAAAAATCAAATATTATTTTATGAATAATAAATAATAAAAGTGATATTAAAACTTTTATATTAATATATGTATATTTTCTGTGTATTTAATCAGGTAATTGAATGTATATATTTTCTAAATTAATATGAGATTTTTTTGATATGTATGGAACTATGCCTAACAATGGAGATCGTAAATATTTTAATAAAGTTTGGATATAATATAGATTATATCTATCTTCAGGTACAACATTGTTAGCAATCCAACCCTTGCATTTTAATTTTTTAGAAAAAATTGCTTGTTCTGTTAAAATAGCATGGTTGATACAACCGAGTTTAATTCCTACTATTATGATTACTGTTAATCGTTCTTTTTGTACCCAATCTGCAAAAGTATTTTTATAAGATAAAGGAGTATACCAACCGCCTGCACCTTCTATTAAAATCCAATTGCTTTTATGCATCATATTTTTTAAACCCAAAGAAAGATCTTTTATATTAATGTTTTTATTACACATCTGACTTAAAATATGAGGAGGTGCATTTTCAAAAAATGTAATAGGATTAACTTCTGTATCACTGAGTATTACAGAACTGTTTTTTTTTAAAAAAAATGCATCCGTATTAATAACATGAGATGACATTTTTTGCAATCCAGAGGAAACAGGTTTATATCCAGCTGTTTTATATCCATATTGCGTAGCTTTTTTTAATAAAATAGTACTAACAAATGTTTTTCCAACATTAGTATCGGTTCCGGTGATAAAAAATTTTTTACTCATAAAATCTCTATTTTTAATAAATTATTTAAAAAATTTTTAATGCATCAAAATACATCATTTTTTATATGTTAAGCAATATAGTAATGCAGTAACTCAAATATAACTATTATTTTGTATAAAAATATATCAAATATAAATGTAATATTGAGTTACTCTTTAAATATAATAATTTTATTAATGGTAATATATCAATATTGTAATGGAAACTATAAAATAGTCAAAATAGTCCATTGATGATTACAATATTGAAGCATCATAATATTGATCTTTTTTAATTTTTAAAGGGTTTAATATAGCATGATTGTTATTTTTTTCTAATATTTTTTCTTGTTTATATTCTACATTTAAATTTAACTTTTTTAACAACTCTATATCATGTTGTTCTTCTGGATTGTTAGCAGTTAATAATTTACATCCATAAAAAATAGAATTCGCTCCAGCCATAAAACACATTGCTTGTGTTTGATCATTCATATTTTTTCGTCCTGCAGAAAGTCTAATATAAGATTGTGGCATCATAATGCGTGCGGTTGCAATAACACGAATGAAATCAAATGGTTCTATGTTTTGGTTTTTTTCCATAGGTGTTCCAGGAATTTTGACTAACATGTTAATCGGTACGCTTTCTGGATGAACAGGCAAGTTAGATAATTCCATTAACAATTCTATACGATCTTTTATGTCTTCTCCTAATCCGATAATACCTCCAGAACAAATTTTCATACCAGCTTTTCGAACAATATTTAAAGTATTTAATCTGTC encodes the following:
- the bioB gene encoding biotin synthase BioB, with amino-acid sequence MKKTWTLEETKKLFNQPFFDLFFQAQKKHRKNFNPNTIQISTLLSIKTGSCPEDCKYCPQSSRYKTGIKKEALLGIETILNAAKKAKSSGSTRFCMGAAWKNPKDKDIPYLEKIIKMIKAMGMETCMTLGSLNNSQAQKLSDAGLDFYNHNLDTSAKFYKNVVTTRTYQDRLNTLNIVRKAGMKICSGGIIGLGEDIKDRIELLMELSNLPVHPESVPINMLVKIPGTPMEKNQNIEPFDFIRVIATARIMMPQSYIRLSAGRKNMNDQTQAMCFMAGANSIFYGCKLLTANNPEEQHDIELLKKLNLNVEYKQEKILEKNNNHAILNPLKIKKDQYYDASIL
- the bioD gene encoding dethiobiotin synthase encodes the protein MSKKFFITGTDTNVGKTFVSTILLKKATQYGYKTAGYKPVSSGLQKMSSHVINTDAFFLKKNSSVILSDTEVNPITFFENAPPHILSQMCNKNINIKDLSLGLKNMMHKSNWILIEGAGGWYTPLSYKNTFADWVQKERLTVIIIVGIKLGCINHAILTEQAIFSKKLKCKGWIANNVVPEDRYNLYYIQTLLKYLRSPLLGIVPYISKKSHINLENIYIQLPD
- the glyA gene encoding serine hydroxymethyltransferase, which produces MLNKKMTFSKYDPELYNIIVQEQIRQENHIELIASENYTSDYVMQAQGSQLTNKYAEGYPGKRYYGGCQYVDIIEELAISRAKKLFNADYANVQPHSGSQANFAVYTALIKPGDTILGMALSHGGHLTHGSHVNFSGKMYHVISYGVDDNGKIDYKELLRLAKKYKPKIIIGGFSAYSGICKWKKMREIADEINAYFIVDMAHIAGLVAAGIYPNPIDYAHVVTSTTHKTLAGPRGGLILSRNGDHNLYKKLNLSVFPGSQGGPLMHVIAAKAVAFKEALEPNFKKYQIKIVNNAKKMVQTFSELGYKIISGETSNHLFLIDLSNKNITGKDAEIALSQANITINKNTIPNDVKSPFITSGIRIGTAAITRRGFDEKDVKDISIWISSILNDIHDTKNISNIKQQVLELCSKHPVYIK